In a genomic window of Sulfurimonas denitrificans DSM 1251:
- a CDS encoding 4Fe-4S binding protein, whose translation MKKIKDFINKADIRRFRFWLQLFFFVLFIYGGYFAINLGNSIPVFSCGYDKEVGGMCYFLPLQHQLARPLDVLFSVASISVLIGFVTFLLWFIVFNKAWCGYACPLGTMQDWLTGLRKKMGIRFSTYTQPQFDKLKKIKYLMLALVIFAPIGVGMGILGGEWRTAFCEICPGRMITPLFVGDVSQWSLDFSTKTAMILTSLGLIFTGLFVVGSFIKKRFFCFFCPMSAMHYIFSDAALLKLKKDGDKCTKCGDCYNVCDMQIKDIADDVKSTNILRDDCIFCMKCVAACPEDDALHVDILNMKLFTSTKGGFAKRMEMDRLEKKND comes from the coding sequence ATGAAGAAAATTAAAGATTTTATAAATAAGGCAGATATCAGAAGATTTCGCTTTTGGTTGCAGCTCTTCTTTTTTGTGCTCTTTATTTACGGCGGATACTTTGCTATCAACTTAGGAAATAGCATTCCTGTATTTTCTTGCGGATATGACAAAGAGGTGGGCGGAATGTGTTACTTTCTGCCGCTTCAACATCAACTTGCACGTCCTCTGGATGTGCTCTTTAGTGTGGCAAGTATCTCTGTTTTGATTGGTTTTGTAACTTTTTTACTCTGGTTTATCGTCTTTAATAAAGCGTGGTGCGGCTATGCATGCCCGCTTGGAACTATGCAGGATTGGCTGACTGGTTTGAGAAAAAAGATGGGCATTAGATTTAGCACCTATACACAGCCTCAGTTTGATAAGCTCAAAAAAATAAAATATCTAATGCTTGCTTTGGTGATTTTTGCACCTATTGGCGTGGGCATGGGGATTTTAGGTGGGGAGTGGAGAACCGCATTTTGTGAAATCTGCCCAGGTAGAATGATAACACCTCTTTTTGTTGGCGATGTCTCTCAGTGGAGTCTTGATTTTTCTACAAAAACAGCAATGATACTAACCTCTTTAGGTCTTATTTTTACAGGATTGTTTGTTGTTGGCTCATTTATAAAAAAGAGATTTTTCTGCTTTTTCTGCCCTATGAGTGCCATGCACTATATTTTTAGCGATGCGGCACTTTTAAAACTGAAAAAAGACGGCGACAAATGCACAAAATGCGGTGACTGCTACAATGTCTGCGATATGCAGATAAAAGATATCGCCGATGATGTCAAAAGTACAAACATCCTAAGAGACGACTGCATCTTTTGCATGAAGTGTGTAGCCGCATGTCCTGAGGATGACGCTCTGCATGTAGATATTTTAAATATGAAACTCTTCACATCGACAAAAGGCGGCTTTGCAAAAAGAATGGAGATGGATAGGTTGGAGAAAAAAAATGACTGA
- a CDS encoding nitrous oxide reductase accessory protein NosL, which translates to MVNFIKRDKNDIYAKPILGFLFKNQKFLLSLKIAVSLLFVYALYFGFAHTLKDNTFTTAVFWGIFWSLFMVVSLPTFGRIFCGICPHGFMGKYITKYGLKKTMPKWMQNRYIGVLLLVFGWWGVYYMFPNLFRTAQGTAILFTVMTIIAFVIYFIYKDMSYCKYICPVGTLTRAYSKLSFTWLGTYKSACNDCRTFECATACPYNLKPFTFDSRNSMTDCTLCMDCSSACEAVSFKVKKPSFSLFSKFQVLNAEVWAFILILASISITMSFHHGIGRSNAAGDMIWAKTAEYLKNYIDFGSIDTIGLFAFVYALIFTILAAVIGMFIASKILKKDFNTVFYDLGYSYAPLFILGSIAHSLETFFLKGYEHIVEGFAYGFGFSLDVAPLANRGDGWLHMFGLLKWVAIVWALIILYKRVKLLDASRVRKIVAFPFAASLIIFFLGINMYTGYIFKTYGKATSTHESHGGGGKLFQSVSTDKAILLQTAKEKNSCATCNMSLTNSYKVNHAAKANNEIKQFCSMHCLAQECSINKRELKDFQAVDAKSLKFINAKEAYYVLGSKIKGIMSKSSKFAFSDKTDAINFVKANGGEIVSFEDAYKNALEDFEEKSSTNSNIATPKDTIYISDTNPFAGKKHGNEHNHGGGRSRIPTKEIWPVFEDTSGNKSCLGVIDAELYLLDADLNKTKISASKKEGCSSVSFAMPNNGYYNLFYIDKKIHEGTLHVKTAKYEIMRFNHSNDAIYDKEKMSAHSIKETPFDILRLREDDETFYHNLYSGENIRVQVLLDGEAIEGADVTLSTKTLWSKTLKTDKDGVATFTLIEDYFPTWNEFNKRYKNEFLLTASYMRDTQGDINGTKYEKVRYSATYPSFYYPNSSQYSSYAYGLSATMLTIILSGFAIYLYRARREKPFKEVRFDEEN; encoded by the coding sequence ATGGTAAATTTTATAAAGCGGGATAAAAATGATATTTATGCTAAACCTATACTAGGGTTTTTATTTAAAAATCAGAAGTTTTTACTCTCGTTAAAAATAGCAGTCTCACTGCTCTTTGTCTATGCTCTTTATTTTGGTTTTGCACATACACTCAAAGATAATACATTTACAACCGCTGTTTTTTGGGGTATTTTTTGGTCTTTGTTTATGGTTGTGTCGCTTCCGACTTTTGGGCGAATATTTTGTGGCATCTGCCCTCATGGCTTTATGGGAAAATATATCACAAAATACGGGCTTAAAAAAACTATGCCAAAATGGATGCAAAATAGATATATAGGTGTATTGCTGCTTGTTTTTGGATGGTGGGGAGTATATTACATGTTCCCTAATCTTTTTAGAACCGCGCAAGGTACGGCAATTTTATTTACTGTAATGACAATTATTGCGTTTGTAATCTATTTTATATACAAAGATATGAGCTACTGTAAATATATCTGCCCTGTCGGAACGCTAACTCGTGCCTACTCAAAACTCTCATTTACATGGCTTGGTACATACAAAAGTGCTTGTAACGATTGTAGAACTTTTGAGTGTGCGACGGCATGTCCATATAACCTAAAACCTTTTACGTTTGATAGCAGAAACTCTATGACGGATTGTACTCTTTGTATGGATTGCAGCAGTGCATGTGAAGCTGTTAGTTTTAAAGTTAAAAAACCATCTTTTTCTCTGTTTTCAAAGTTTCAAGTTTTAAATGCGGAAGTTTGGGCATTTATTCTTATCCTAGCTTCCATATCTATTACCATGTCATTTCATCATGGCATCGGAAGAAGCAATGCGGCAGGAGACATGATATGGGCAAAAACTGCAGAGTATCTTAAAAATTACATAGATTTCGGCTCAATAGACACCATCGGCTTGTTTGCATTTGTTTATGCTCTTATCTTTACTATTTTAGCCGCAGTTATTGGGATGTTTATTGCATCAAAAATACTCAAAAAAGATTTTAATACTGTTTTTTACGATTTAGGTTACTCTTATGCTCCTCTGTTTATTTTAGGTTCGATTGCCCATTCACTTGAAACATTCTTTTTAAAAGGTTATGAGCATATAGTAGAGGGGTTTGCTTATGGTTTTGGATTCTCGCTTGATGTTGCACCTTTAGCAAACAGAGGCGATGGTTGGTTGCATATGTTTGGCTTACTAAAATGGGTTGCTATAGTCTGGGCTTTAATCATTCTTTACAAAAGAGTAAAGCTTCTTGATGCAAGCAGAGTAAGAAAAATAGTTGCTTTTCCTTTTGCAGCTTCTTTAATTATCTTCTTTTTGGGCATTAACATGTACACGGGTTATATCTTTAAAACCTACGGCAAAGCAACTTCTACTCATGAAAGTCATGGCGGAGGTGGAAAACTTTTTCAAAGCGTTAGCACAGATAAAGCAATACTGCTGCAAACTGCAAAAGAGAAAAATAGCTGCGCTACATGTAACATGAGTTTGACAAACTCCTATAAAGTAAATCACGCGGCTAAGGCTAATAATGAGATAAAACAGTTTTGCTCCATGCACTGTTTAGCGCAAGAGTGCTCAATTAATAAAAGAGAATTAAAAGATTTTCAAGCAGTTGATGCTAAGAGCTTAAAATTCATAAATGCAAAAGAGGCGTATTATGTTTTAGGAAGCAAGATAAAGGGCATCATGTCAAAGAGCAGTAAGTTCGCTTTTAGTGATAAAACAGATGCTATAAATTTTGTAAAAGCAAACGGCGGAGAGATAGTTTCATTTGAAGATGCCTATAAAAATGCGTTAGAAGATTTTGAAGAAAAGAGTAGCACTAATTCAAACATAGCAACACCAAAAGATACCATATATATCTCAGATACAAACCCTTTTGCAGGTAAAAAACATGGCAATGAACATAATCATGGCGGAGGAAGAAGCAGAATCCCAACAAAAGAGATATGGCCAGTTTTTGAAGATACTAGTGGCAACAAGAGCTGTTTGGGCGTTATAGATGCTGAGCTTTATCTCCTTGATGCAGACCTAAACAAAACAAAAATAAGTGCTTCAAAGAAAGAGGGATGCAGCTCTGTTAGTTTTGCAATGCCAAACAATGGCTACTACAACCTTTTTTATATAGATAAAAAAATTCATGAGGGCACATTACATGTAAAGACCGCAAAGTATGAGATTATGAGGTTTAACCACAGTAACGATGCCATTTACGACAAAGAAAAAATGTCGGCTCACTCTATAAAAGAGACCCCTTTTGATATTTTAAGGTTACGAGAAGATGATGAGACTTTTTATCACAATCTCTACTCAGGCGAGAACATAAGAGTTCAAGTTCTGCTTGATGGAGAGGCTATTGAGGGAGCAGATGTAACGCTAAGTACGAAAACTCTCTGGTCAAAAACTCTCAAAACTGACAAAGATGGAGTTGCAACTTTTACGCTAATAGAGGACTATTTTCCTACGTGGAATGAATTTAACAAGAGATATAAAAACGAGTTTTTGTTAACTGCATCTTACATGAGAGATACACAGGGAGACATTAACGGCACAAAGTACGAAAAAGTAAGATACAGCGCAACTTATCCCTCTTTTTACTATCCAAATAGTTCACAATATAGCTCTTACGCTTATGGTTTATCAGCGACCATGCTAACTATAATACTTTCTGGCTTTGCAATTTACTTATACAGAGCAAGACGAGAAAAACCCTTTAAAGAGGTGCGTTTTGATGAAGAAAATTAA
- a CDS encoding sulfite exporter TauE/SafE family protein, with protein MEPTAFFSIFIIGLSYGATACMFSCMPFLSPLLVSNSNSTKEALGIILPFSLGRIFSYTFIAIIAYLSSAWIKEILNDNSLFGLILGISTMGMGAYLLYKSFKPSYLCGHTTSLIKKPKLNKFGFFTIGATMSINPCAPIMALLAVAANSSNIYNTIGLGLFFGLGAVMFSILFYGFIVSKVIKGFMAQFSFYKLFIERAAALLLIIVGILVLNGILIL; from the coding sequence ATGGAACCAACTGCTTTTTTTTCGATTTTTATCATAGGTCTCTCTTATGGAGCAACAGCATGTATGTTCTCGTGTATGCCGTTTCTTAGCCCTTTGCTTGTGAGTAATTCAAACTCTACAAAAGAGGCTCTTGGAATCATCTTGCCTTTTAGTTTGGGCAGGATATTTAGCTATACATTTATAGCCATAATCGCATATTTGAGCTCTGCTTGGATAAAAGAGATACTTAATGATAATAGTCTATTTGGTTTAATACTTGGAATAAGCACCATGGGAATGGGAGCTTATTTGCTATATAAAAGTTTTAAACCGTCATATTTATGTGGACACACAACATCGCTAATAAAGAAACCTAAACTAAATAAATTTGGTTTTTTTACTATCGGTGCGACAATGTCTATAAACCCATGTGCCCCGATAATGGCACTCTTAGCAGTAGCTGCAAACAGCAGCAATATTTACAACACAATAGGGTTGGGACTCTTTTTCGGGCTAGGTGCCGTTATGTTCTCAATACTATTTTATGGTTTCATAGTATCAAAAGTTATTAAGGGATTTATGGCTCAGTTCTCCTTTTATAAACTTTTTATAGAACGTGCAGCGGCGCTTTTACTCATAATAGTGGGTATTTTGGTGCTCAATGGTATTTTAATACTTTAA
- a CDS encoding ExbD/TolR family protein yields the protein MQIKKFDSINVVPFIDIMLVLLVIVLTTATFVAKGLIPVDLPNSKSTIKEDNKKNLTITIKQNGDILFDKTAVLVQNVEAELSKYETTMPIYINCDKDVKFDFFVVILDALKEKNFTNLGIITKKEQ from the coding sequence ATGCAAATCAAAAAGTTTGACTCAATTAACGTAGTTCCTTTTATTGATATTATGCTTGTGCTTTTAGTTATCGTTTTAACAACCGCAACTTTTGTAGCAAAGGGTCTTATTCCTGTTGATTTGCCTAATTCAAAGAGCACCATAAAAGAGGATAATAAAAAAAACTTAACTATCACAATCAAGCAAAACGGGGATATTTTATTTGATAAAACAGCTGTTCTTGTGCAAAATGTAGAAGCTGAGCTCTCTAAGTATGAAACCACTATGCCAATTTATATAAATTGTGACAAAGATGTGAAGTTTGACTTTTTTGTAGTTATTCTTGATGCCCTAAAAGAGAAGAATTTTACTAATCTTGGAATAATCACAAAAAAAGAACAATAA
- the exbB gene encoding TonB-system energizer ExbB, with the protein MNIELLKNIVDYGIIGLLGVMSFIAFWFWIERILFYKGIDVRNFKTKEELEIALTNNINIISTFGSNAPYIGLLGTVFGIIITFYAMGQSDNLDAKIIMTSLALALKATAMGLLVAIPATVFYNHLARRIEVVLALWDINEKEKYANQKV; encoded by the coding sequence ATGAACATAGAACTACTTAAAAATATTGTTGATTATGGAATTATAGGTCTTCTTGGAGTTATGAGTTTTATTGCTTTTTGGTTTTGGATTGAGAGAATTCTATTTTACAAAGGGATAGATGTTCGTAATTTTAAGACTAAAGAGGAGCTGGAAATTGCTCTTACCAATAACATTAACATTATCTCAACATTTGGTTCTAATGCACCATATATCGGTCTTCTTGGAACAGTATTTGGCATAATTATCACCTTTTATGCAATGGGGCAAAGTGATAATTTGGATGCAAAAATCATTATGACATCTTTGGCTCTTGCGCTAAAAGCTACTGCAATGGGTCTCTTAGTAGCTATCCCCGCTACAGTGTTTTATAACCATTTAGCTAGAAGAATAGAGGTTGTTTTAGCTCTTTGGGATATAAATGAAAAGGAAAAATATGCAAATCAAAAAGTTTGA
- a CDS encoding TonB-dependent receptor — MNKKIYFSIVCALAINVAASDLGTIKVESSTIDSKFDTKKTEVSNTATISGESVDMAHTENIQQILQSIPGVTTEVKSGDTVKIHLRGVENQMYMGEKPGVAIVIDGVPVFERTGSVNIDLDNIESIKVIKGGASYLFGDDALSGAVIITTKRGAKYNNNFGAVEFGSFGYQKLLARSGYASDNLSFHLQASQKESDGYWQDSASVAKYLNGKLQYYIDDTSDVTFGFEYSDREKDTHGTVGGESAARTNPKSIYDGDQDSRDYTRNYDVTLLKLFLTYSKDFDSNSNLLLNGYVYTDDTLYLSSPQTQDSSGISNPSLDDKDYTYNNDYAQIQRGIKSEYRTSSNQFAALLGLDLRANTYENKSTYRVNQALVSYPRGIRTVIPNYYLAGDKKSDDTTDENVYAIYGEYKHQLSQNLSATANLRYDLIKLDYEDYRSNSYKEDFKIYSYRIGSNYRVSDNFDIFANFSTGFRAPTVAQLYAGSTSSWGYTQNNPDLKPEKSYNYEIGVRTSFNKINYEAAIFQIDREDFIMKTSGNYGSTNNTNNDMWDNVGGAKHRGLELSAEGKATEKLLFNLAYTYLDAYYTKYDNFGIDLDGSAYLSNLTFFNVTGNQIPRTSKHQVNLILDYLPMKNLKLSTEINAKSAYYADDLNQIKIPGQATLNLLANYNNKIGDYEYSLFARIDNVLDKSYYNTARSSGDRNEDGVFNAEDLSITVNQGRVYTAGLSVKF; from the coding sequence ATGAATAAAAAAATCTATTTCTCAATAGTTTGTGCGTTAGCTATTAATGTCGCTGCATCAGATTTAGGAACCATCAAAGTTGAGTCATCAACTATTGATAGTAAATTTGATACAAAAAAAACAGAGGTTTCAAATACTGCTACGATAAGCGGTGAAAGTGTTGATATGGCACACACTGAAAATATACAGCAGATTTTACAATCAATTCCTGGTGTTACAACAGAGGTAAAATCAGGAGATACAGTAAAAATTCACTTACGTGGTGTTGAAAATCAGATGTATATGGGTGAAAAGCCAGGTGTTGCGATAGTGATTGATGGTGTGCCTGTTTTTGAGAGAACAGGAAGCGTCAACATCGATCTTGACAATATCGAGAGTATAAAAGTCATAAAAGGTGGAGCTTCTTATCTTTTTGGAGATGATGCTCTCTCAGGTGCTGTAATTATTACTACAAAAAGAGGCGCTAAGTATAATAACAATTTTGGTGCTGTTGAATTTGGAAGTTTTGGATATCAAAAGCTACTAGCTAGAAGTGGCTATGCAAGCGATAATTTAAGTTTCCATCTACAAGCTAGCCAAAAAGAGAGTGATGGTTATTGGCAAGATTCGGCGAGTGTGGCAAAATATTTAAATGGCAAGCTACAGTACTACATAGATGACACATCTGATGTTACATTTGGGTTTGAGTATTCAGATAGAGAAAAAGATACCCACGGAACCGTAGGTGGAGAGAGTGCAGCTAGAACAAATCCTAAATCAATTTATGATGGCGACCAAGATAGCAGAGACTATACGAGAAATTACGATGTAACTCTTTTAAAACTCTTTCTTACCTACTCAAAAGATTTTGATTCAAACTCGAACTTACTTCTAAATGGATATGTTTATACAGATGACACCCTATATTTGTCATCACCTCAAACACAAGATAGTAGCGGAATCTCAAACCCTTCTTTAGATGATAAAGATTATACTTACAATAATGATTATGCACAAATACAAAGAGGTATAAAGAGTGAATATCGCACCTCTTCAAACCAGTTTGCAGCGCTTTTAGGCTTAGATTTAAGAGCTAACACGTATGAAAACAAATCTACATATAGAGTAAATCAGGCACTTGTCTCATATCCGCGCGGTATTAGAACAGTAATCCCTAATTATTATCTAGCAGGTGATAAAAAGAGTGATGATACAACAGATGAAAATGTTTATGCTATTTATGGTGAGTATAAACATCAGCTTTCTCAAAACTTAAGTGCTACTGCAAACTTGAGATACGATTTGATTAAACTCGATTATGAAGATTACCGCAGCAACAGTTATAAAGAAGATTTCAAAATTTACTCATACAGAATAGGTTCCAACTATAGAGTAAGTGATAATTTTGATATCTTTGCAAACTTCTCTACAGGCTTTAGAGCGCCAACTGTCGCTCAGTTATATGCTGGAAGTACAAGCAGTTGGGGATATACTCAAAACAATCCTGATTTAAAGCCTGAAAAATCTTATAACTATGAGATAGGAGTTAGAACTAGCTTTAATAAAATCAATTACGAAGCCGCAATTTTCCAAATCGATAGAGAAGATTTTATCATGAAAACATCTGGAAATTATGGTTCAACAAACAACACCAACAATGACATGTGGGATAATGTCGGAGGTGCTAAACATAGAGGCTTAGAACTATCTGCCGAAGGTAAAGCAACGGAGAAATTATTATTTAATCTTGCGTATACATATCTTGATGCATATTATACAAAATATGATAACTTTGGAATTGATTTAGATGGTAGTGCTTACCTCTCAAACCTTACATTTTTCAATGTAACAGGCAATCAAATTCCTAGAACTTCAAAACATCAGGTAAATCTTATTTTAGACTATTTACCAATGAAAAATTTAAAACTATCAACTGAAATCAATGCAAAATCAGCATATTATGCGGATGACTTAAATCAGATAAAAATACCTGGTCAGGCAACTCTAAATCTACTTGCAAACTATAATAATAAAATAGGCGATTATGAGTACAGCCTATTTGCAAGAATAGACAATGTTCTTGACAAAAGTTATTACAATACTGCAAGATCAAGCGGCGACAGAAACGAAGACGGCGTTTTTAATGCCGAAGATTTATCAATTACAGTAAATCAAGGCAGAGTATATACGGCAGGGTTGTCGGTTAAATTTTAA
- a CDS encoding ribonuclease HII, which translates to MTLNLCGIDEAGRGPIAGDLVVAGCILNSHVDGLNDSKKLNEKKREALYEIIIKNSSYHIVKFSAKEIDDNGISICMKKALLEIMKNLTCKEYLFDGNTNFGINNLPTMIKADGKIPEVSAASILAKVTHDRNIINDAKKYPQYQFQKHKGYGTALHVEMIKKYGYCEIHRKSYKLKALNTLVTPTLF; encoded by the coding sequence ATGACTCTTAACTTATGTGGAATTGACGAAGCTGGGCGTGGACCAATTGCTGGAGATTTAGTGGTTGCTGGATGTATTTTAAACTCACATGTAGATGGTTTAAACGACTCTAAAAAGCTAAACGAAAAAAAAAGAGAAGCTCTTTATGAGATAATTATCAAAAATTCTTCTTACCATATAGTTAAGTTTAGCGCTAAAGAGATAGATGATAACGGCATCTCTATATGTATGAAAAAAGCTCTTCTTGAGATTATGAAAAATCTTACATGTAAGGAGTACCTATTTGATGGAAATACAAACTTTGGTATAAACAACCTTCCTACTATGATAAAAGCTGATGGTAAAATTCCAGAGGTTAGTGCTGCTTCAATTTTAGCCAAAGTAACACATGATAGAAATATTATCAATGACGCTAAAAAATATCCACAGTATCAATTTCAAAAGCATAAGGGTTATGGAACTGCTCTACATGTAGAGATGATTAAAAAGTATGGATACTGCGAAATTCATAGAAAAAGTTATAAGCTTAAAGCACTAAACACTCTTGTAACACCTACTCTGTTTTAA